A region of Brevinema andersonii DNA encodes the following proteins:
- a CDS encoding alpha-hydroxy-acid oxidizing protein encodes MKRENKKILIVGAGELQVPLIQAAKELGLFVVASDQNPDAPGFAYADAKIIADTMNPQESLEKIISFTAQNGPIHGVATAGTDASLAVATIAHHFHLPGHSIEAAHRASNKKLMREALASAGVSIPKFQIFSTLNELNRFFKEFNSPCVVKPINNMGARGTSLVRKEDELEAAFQLVQKYSSSNEYLIEEYIDAPELSIDSLVFNHTVTITGIADRIIEYAPYFVETGHILPSNLPQEWIDRALITFRDAIKALGLKHGAAKIDIKVSNERTWVIEIAARLSGGYMSSHTFPAATGIPLHRYMVMLAMGEQLTSFGPTKNLVSIERAIIAPPGKIIGISVPENISQREFITHFSMRANPGDISVSPKNNLDKAGSIIATAPSRLQAIHAVNKAIKSIKFTIEPEYDLHTYIKESEDKARMLLKGTCNVCRTCDGLWCRGQIPGVGGVGTGEGFIQSYQRYRELKLVPTYIHNVRNVDTSIEMFGQKHSMPVFTAPIGGVYINYNNASTELEFQRALIKGAYQAGTMGFIADPAPLNVFSVCAQAILENFGHSIPICKPRTDSNLIRERFTAALEAGALGIGTDIDGIGLKTFILAGQGTCPKTIDELREISRGYKVPFVIKGILSVHDALSAIDAGATHIIVSSHGGRINEAFPCPIDVLPAIKKAVGNRAGILIDGAIRSGADVVKALILGADAVLIGRPAAYLAIGNNAQGVRSYLLSIKKQIETTMLLINASSIQDLKDNPKLLIDMKN; translated from the coding sequence ATGAAACGAGAAAATAAAAAAATCCTTATTGTGGGGGCAGGTGAATTACAGGTTCCATTAATACAAGCCGCTAAAGAACTTGGACTTTTTGTTGTTGCTAGCGATCAGAATCCTGATGCTCCCGGTTTTGCTTATGCTGATGCAAAAATTATTGCTGATACTATGAATCCTCAAGAAAGTTTGGAAAAAATTATTTCATTTACGGCGCAAAACGGACCTATTCATGGAGTAGCAACAGCAGGAACAGACGCATCATTAGCAGTTGCAACAATTGCTCATCATTTTCATCTTCCAGGTCATAGTATTGAAGCAGCACACAGAGCTAGCAATAAAAAACTAATGCGTGAAGCCTTAGCATCGGCAGGGGTCTCAATTCCAAAATTTCAAATTTTCTCCACACTTAATGAATTAAATCGCTTTTTTAAAGAATTTAATAGCCCTTGTGTTGTTAAACCTATCAATAATATGGGAGCAAGAGGAACATCTTTAGTGAGAAAAGAAGACGAACTCGAAGCTGCTTTTCAGTTAGTGCAAAAATACTCTTCTTCCAATGAATATCTTATAGAAGAATATATCGATGCTCCGGAACTTAGTATTGACTCTCTAGTCTTTAATCATACTGTAACAATCACAGGAATTGCGGATCGAATTATTGAATATGCACCATATTTTGTAGAAACAGGTCATATTCTGCCGTCAAATCTGCCACAAGAATGGATTGACAGAGCATTAATTACGTTCCGAGATGCTATCAAAGCATTAGGATTAAAACACGGAGCAGCCAAAATAGATATAAAAGTTTCTAATGAAAGGACTTGGGTTATTGAAATAGCTGCACGTTTATCTGGCGGATATATGTCTTCACATACATTTCCGGCAGCTACTGGCATTCCGTTACACCGCTATATGGTGATGCTAGCGATGGGCGAACAACTTACATCATTCGGACCGACAAAAAATTTAGTCAGTATCGAACGCGCAATCATCGCCCCACCCGGAAAAATTATCGGCATTTCTGTCCCAGAAAACATTTCACAGCGAGAATTTATCACACACTTTTCGATGCGTGCTAATCCCGGTGATATTTCCGTTTCACCCAAAAATAATTTAGACAAAGCAGGCAGTATCATTGCGACAGCTCCAAGTCGATTACAAGCAATTCATGCAGTGAATAAAGCCATTAAGAGTATAAAATTTACAATAGAACCTGAATACGACTTGCATACATATATTAAAGAATCCGAAGACAAAGCACGCATGCTCTTGAAAGGCACATGTAATGTATGCAGAACATGTGATGGACTTTGGTGCCGTGGGCAGATCCCAGGAGTGGGTGGCGTCGGCACAGGAGAAGGATTCATACAAAGCTACCAACGTTACCGAGAACTTAAATTAGTGCCTACTTACATTCACAACGTCAGAAATGTAGACACATCGATAGAAATGTTCGGACAAAAACACTCTATGCCAGTATTCACAGCTCCTATTGGAGGGGTCTATATCAATTATAACAATGCCTCTACGGAGTTAGAATTTCAAAGGGCACTCATCAAAGGAGCTTATCAAGCAGGTACTATGGGATTCATTGCTGATCCTGCACCATTAAATGTTTTTTCGGTATGTGCGCAGGCTATTTTAGAAAATTTTGGGCATTCTATTCCAATATGCAAACCGCGTACTGATTCAAACCTCATCAGAGAGAGATTTACAGCAGCTTTGGAAGCGGGAGCTTTAGGGATTGGCACGGATATCGATGGTATAGGATTAAAAACATTCATTCTTGCCGGACAAGGCACATGTCCTAAAACTATTGATGAATTAAGAGAAATTTCTCGAGGATATAAGGTTCCTTTTGTCATCAAAGGAATTTTATCTGTTCATGATGCCTTATCTGCTATTGACGCTGGAGCAACACATATCATTGTGTCTTCACACGGAGGCAGAATCAACGAAGCATTTCCGTGTCCTATAGATGTTCTGCCTGCGATAAAAAAAGCTGTTGGAAACCGTGCTGGTATTCTCATAGACGGAGCAATTAGATCTGGTGCTGATGTCGTAAAAGCATTAATTTTAGGTGCTGATGCTGTTCTGATAGGACGTCCAGCAGCTTATCTTGCTATAGGAAATAATGCCCAAGGTGTTCGATCCTATCTTCTTAGTATAAAAAAACAAATCGAAACAACTATGTTATTAATAAACGCATCATCAATACAGGATCTTAAAGATAACCCGAAATTGCTTATAGATATGAAAAACTGA